A single window of Granulicella mallensis MP5ACTX8 DNA harbors:
- a CDS encoding Crp/Fnr family transcriptional regulator, with amino-acid sequence MTTTFKDGSQVEVGMFGYEGVIGVSALMGTKRSLNRVYTQIAGHGYSSPVEVARAEFRAGGTFQSLALRYVQAQLVQTAQSTGCNAKHNLEQRLARWLLLCADRAHTNHFKMPQESLADMLGTTRPTVSLAAGHLKEEGLIEYNRGAISILDVEGLEKKACECYHIIKDHLDNYAEFESGITV; translated from the coding sequence ATGACCACAACCTTCAAGGATGGGTCGCAGGTTGAGGTCGGGATGTTCGGCTATGAAGGGGTAATCGGCGTCTCCGCTCTCATGGGAACGAAACGAAGCCTCAATCGCGTCTATACGCAGATCGCAGGTCACGGATACTCTTCTCCGGTCGAGGTTGCGCGAGCGGAGTTTCGTGCTGGTGGAACCTTCCAATCCCTGGCCTTGAGATATGTTCAGGCGCAGCTTGTGCAGACGGCCCAGTCGACGGGCTGCAATGCAAAGCATAATCTGGAGCAGCGCCTGGCCCGTTGGTTGCTGCTCTGCGCGGACCGAGCGCATACGAACCATTTCAAGATGCCGCAGGAATCTCTCGCAGATATGCTGGGAACAACTCGGCCCACGGTCTCTTTAGCTGCCGGCCATCTGAAAGAAGAGGGATTGATCGAGTACAACCGGGGGGCAATCTCTATCCTCGATGTTGAGGGACTCGAAAAGAAAGCTTGCGAGTGCTACCACATCATCAAGGACCATCTCGATAACTACGCAGAGTTCGAAAGTGGAATTACGGTCTAG
- a CDS encoding sensor histidine kinase has protein sequence MDVATISGLQSKLGLLADVLQKVEERATAGQLALEMIHEIKNPLEALGHLTYLASQEADNPEKVRKYMLLAEEQMMTLDHVVGQTLGFARSSQAPKPIDLAILAEAALRIHQRTIDTRKIRLVKDLPQGLVAEVYRGEILQVISNLIVNALDALPADGAVCIRLRKRRGEIHVIVSDNGHGIPTEHRDEIFQPFFTTKADRGTGLGLALSRKIIEHHHGRICMQSRVHPGRSGTIFKICLPAKAESIC, from the coding sequence ATGGATGTAGCTACTATTTCGGGTCTGCAGTCCAAGCTGGGGTTACTAGCCGATGTCTTGCAAAAGGTGGAAGAACGCGCCACGGCCGGTCAACTGGCTCTTGAGATGATCCACGAGATCAAAAATCCTCTCGAAGCGCTGGGCCACCTGACATACCTTGCCTCTCAAGAGGCCGATAATCCAGAAAAAGTAAGAAAGTACATGCTTCTGGCCGAAGAACAGATGATGACCTTGGACCATGTCGTCGGACAGACGCTCGGATTCGCGAGGTCTTCTCAGGCTCCAAAACCCATTGATTTGGCGATCCTGGCAGAGGCAGCTCTTCGCATTCATCAGAGAACGATCGACACGAGAAAGATACGCCTTGTAAAAGATCTGCCCCAGGGCCTGGTAGCCGAGGTCTATCGTGGGGAGATCCTGCAGGTCATCTCAAACCTGATCGTCAATGCGCTCGATGCCCTTCCCGCTGACGGTGCTGTGTGTATCCGGCTTCGCAAGCGTCGGGGCGAAATTCATGTCATCGTCTCCGATAATGGTCATGGCATTCCAACCGAACACAGGGACGAGATCTTCCAGCCCTTCTTCACGACGAAAGCCGATCGCGGCACGGGGCTGGGCCTGGCGCTCTCGAGAAAGATTATCGAACACCACCATGGCAGGATATGTATGCAAAGCCGCGTGCACCCGGGCCGAAGCGGCACGATCTTCAAGATCTGTCTTCCGGCAAAAGCCGAGTCCATCTGCTGA
- a CDS encoding Crp/Fnr family transcriptional regulator, translating into MIASHANLFLASLSPKNREFLLERSTPVTLPLKTVLYNAEEVPSHAYFMTSGIASVVSTMSSGATAEVGIIGREGIVGSLQLLGPGLVPTHCFMQLDGTGLKIPFSELKKAFRSSEDVRDRANEFIQEQVLSLSQLAGCNRFHEAEERLARWLLMVQDRTQSDVLNLTQEFLAMMLGAQRSTVTLVAGSLQRSGLIEYQRGRVKILNRENLEAAACDCYQVTKHLYAKLYKQSTPGGRK; encoded by the coding sequence ATGATTGCATCGCACGCGAACCTCTTTCTGGCTTCACTTTCCCCTAAAAACCGCGAGTTTCTTCTGGAACGCTCCACTCCGGTTACTCTTCCTCTCAAGACGGTGCTGTACAACGCGGAGGAGGTTCCCTCGCATGCTTACTTCATGACCTCGGGCATTGCCTCGGTTGTCAGCACGATGTCGAGTGGTGCGACGGCAGAGGTGGGGATCATCGGACGAGAGGGAATCGTAGGTAGCCTGCAGCTTTTGGGGCCTGGGCTTGTTCCCACCCATTGCTTCATGCAGTTGGATGGAACCGGACTCAAGATCCCCTTCTCGGAGTTGAAGAAGGCGTTTCGATCGTCAGAAGACGTACGAGATCGTGCGAACGAATTCATCCAGGAGCAGGTTCTGAGCCTTAGCCAACTTGCTGGCTGTAATCGTTTTCATGAAGCAGAGGAGCGGCTGGCGCGTTGGTTGCTCATGGTGCAGGACCGGACCCAGTCCGATGTTTTGAACCTCACGCAGGAGTTTCTGGCGATGATGCTTGGAGCGCAGCGTTCGACCGTTACCCTGGTGGCCGGATCTCTTCAACGCAGTGGGCTGATCGAATACCAGCGTGGACGGGTGAAGATCCTCAATCGCGAAAATCTCGAAGCCGCGGCTTGCGACTGTTACCAGGTGACCAAGCATCTCTATGCCAAGCTGTACAAGCAAAGCACTCCTGGCGGGAGAAAGTAA